ccaggatgtttcctgagtTGGATAACACTTTTTCAAAGTTGAAtatttcttcaaagtatgagtgagctagtgcttttctctttggagagatagAGAATGaatggtgacttaatagaggtatataagatcatTAGGGCCTcaaataaggtggacagccagcaactttGTCCTGGGTAGACAATACCAAATAACAGAAGGCTTCTCattaaagtgaggggaggaatgttCAGGGAACATTGCCAgaagtggtgatggaggctgggacAATAGGGTTATCCAAAAGACTCTATAATGGGCACATGGATATTAGAAAAGTAGAGGGTGTGAAGGAATGAAGGatcattgtggagtaggtttacataggtcagcacaacatcatagtattatgagcccagaggacccataaacccagcagcaatagatattcaccaagataaatggttacttaaacaaaagttatttttaattatctttaaacatgaaaatagaatcaaactttaacttatcactattgatttacttaacctaacttaacccccttctaattctaagtacaccatgtatgtaatgtgcgtgtaaattcagaaaagttctttggttcagttcaatctcacttctcagtcttccaagttcactggttgcaggcaattcttatactgtgcacggaacttaacatttattaagttcaccaggctttgttgcttgaagggtaaatggttaccattcaggaaggatcttgtcggttttcagagagagatttattgttccaggacatccacaactgatgtacttccatcagccacttcagtgtcttgttgacaaaacttgccccttcagggttctccagatgataacctctttctttcaggtcaccacagagatcctttttgtttctcttattcccagtgaaacattagacagccagtcctctcctcttgcatgaaccacaagggctttgactaggctggaCAAAGCATTtacaaacccatcttccaaatggggctttctacaagctttccagcttgtcttgttccagtcccagcttctgttactgactgtaacactgtataagtgatctctatctgtctgtctttctctctttcaAACCAAGAGAAAaaccctgtttgactctctctgcttgcaaaaccacatgaccctcttagaacatagcttctactccagacagaaggtggctctgacaagatctttcatctattgcctttttgtaaacatcaatccattagtgaagtctcttgggtgctctccaaagctcttgcaaagactgttggccccgacatgtcgagtatggggcagagctccagtattttaaataagatctgttttaaagtgtttgtttgtgacctactctaacaaacccttcccagtttatctccccaaaacatatctatctaCTCTGTCACAGTAGGGTGGTAGGGCCTTGTCTGTGGTGGGATGTTCTATATTATAATATCAAATTGTCCCTGAGATGGAAGGTGGCAGAGAGAGAAGGAAGAAGAAGGAAGTCAGGATTAACAACACTTTAATGCTCACTGATGacattttctttatcttccagatgCCTCTCAGGCCAATGTTAAGCAAGATAACTCCAATACAACAGACCTAAAGGAACttgaaaagaatgggattcagcAACTGGAATTATATGAAAAGAAACAGAATGAGCAGAGGTCAGGTGACATTGCTGACGCTGGGCAACATGACCTGCTGAGGGAGTCCAAATACAGGGAGCTGATGAGAAGAGAGGTTGCTCTCTCTGACAGATGCTGCAATACTGGCTGCAAGTATCAGGAGCTTGCTCTCTTATGTGAACCATGAACTGACAACAACAGAATATTGAGCATACTAGGATTCATTCAATTTGATGACATTAATCCAACTACCTGTCAAGGAAATTAAATTGGCCATTTTGTGCATTTTGTGAATCAGGATTTGTCACACTTAATGGTTGGGAAATCCTGCTCAGTTTGGCAACTCCGCTCCCTGAACTAAACAGCAATGCTGTTATAAGAAACTCCACAACTTGGAGTCGCATTTAATTCTTTAATAAATGAGGAAATTGCATCAAAATTGTTTCATTTTGTGATCAAAACCATATCTACAAAAAGACCATCCAATAAGAGAGAACAAACATTTTGATGGTGGAACTTCTAGACATTTACTCTCAAATGTAGAGTTTCAGGGAGGAAAAATAGAAAAGAAGGTGatctaattaaaaacaacttccaTTCAGATTCTGCATTTAAACCAGAAAATATCAGTAAGAAACCAAATAAAAATGTTGATATTTGAAGCTGATTACAGGATTATGGGAGATTGCTTGGTGATTGTAGGGGCAAGGCTATGGATAGGATGTGAAGCACTGAGGAAAAGTGAACTCCAGCAAAGTCCCTTCACACCTCAGTTTTCAGAGTGGTACATTCTTTGCTGACTATTTTGGTTCCAAGACATGGTTCTTTGATCAACAAGTCAATAAAATCGCTGCACACATTGAGGACATCATTGTATCTCATTGGGGACATCAACATGAAGGGGAATTACATCAGCCGATCCCAGTACAGTGTCTCATTGGCCCGAATGTTATTGGGAAGTGTATGAAAATACCATAAAACATGCTCTAAAATGACATTCATCTCAACAAAGATCCAAACATTTGTTTTGCATTCCAATTTTTTGGTACAATCTCTTTGACAGTTGGTAAGTCTAGGGCAGGGCTTATTGGTTCtcaaaacatttctcaaaaaattgatTCCTGtcaattttggggtgaaaaagtcTGAACCTCCCAGTGGAAGACTGTACATAGACCCATGAAGTTGGAGTGGGCTTCAAGACCTGGTGTCTGATAAGCTCAGATAATCTCCTGGTAAACTGATGCCACAAAAGCATTTCACCTCAGCGTCTTCTCTTCCCTTGCTCTAttgtcagagggtggtaaatctatagaatttgttgccactagTGATTGTCAAGTCTTGTATTTGAGGtaaagattaataggttcttgattagccagtgcatcaaaggttatggggagaaggcagagtagTAGGGAGTGAGTACAAAAATGTATCAGTGGGCtgagtagcctatttctgctcctatgtcttttggtCTTCTGGTCATCAGAATGCCCATCAAGTCTATTGCTGCTTTAAATGAGTGGAGCCGAAACTGAATTCTCTGCACTGTACACGGGTCAGCCGAAGTGGCAATTCAAGGTGGAAAATGATGCAGAATACCTGGATGAAAGGTCAACTGCTACTTAACATTTCAACTTATTCTATCCCCTAAAACCCAACTGATGTGCTCCCAACCACAACACATTTGGACTTTAAAGTTTTCAACATCTGGTTGTTTTGGGAAAGAGCAGCAAAAGGTATCGGGCCCAATGACTATTTGACAGGGGATGAGAGTAGATGTTGTCTGTACCGGTGACCACAGTAGGACAAGGAAAGATGGAGCAAGATAAATAGACCCACAGAAGGCAGCTCACTACTTGAGGGCATCACTAAATTGTGTGAGTTAGTAGCAAATATGGAAAGAGCTCATTAAACTTAAAGAATGGTCTACAACTAGAAAATAACTTACAGCATTAGTGACCAGCTGGTGTAGATGGGCATCAACCTTGGCATGGGTGAGAAGGGATGGAGGGACCTTCATGTACCATACAGCTCAATAACTCTTAGATTAACTAGTAGATGGCATTACAGATTTTTCTAATTGTTGATGCACTTGATCTCTTACTGTCTCAAATAGGTTTGATCAACCAGGCACCACATTGTGCAACCAAGAGCAGTGGCTGATCAAGAACAAGATCTCAGGTCGTTCTTGGAAGATATTAGTAAAGAGAACTATTCAATAAAGTCAGAACTGATCTGTGATCTAAGTAAAAACTCCTGCCTCTACATTTTTCATTCAATACAGTtgccttaaaaaaaattggtctcaGATTTAAAGTTTACAGTTGTTAAATTCAGTCAATTATTAATTATAAACCTGTAAAGGAGTTTGCACCATCTTTTCCGTGAGTATGTGGGATTCCTTGGATCTAttagggtttcctcccacatcccagtgTGAAGATTGGCAGGTTTCCAAGCCACAATAAGTTGCCGCCCAATGTGTAGGTGAGGGGATAAAATCTGGAGAAGTTaatgggaatgtgaggagaataaaataggattagtgGTGGATTTCAGTGCTTGTTGGTCAATGGGGGCTTAATGGAtcaaagagtctgtttctgtgttatATAACTGATTCTAATATTGAGATATTTCACGTTCAAGTTTATTactatctgactgtacatatgcaaccagatgaaacaacaTTTCTTGGGACCACGGCGCACACACaatacaatataaaacataattttatatatatatatatgtatacacaagaagaaataatttaaaataaatatctataAATATTTTGGACAAATCTACTTGTTTACAGGATACTATTTATCAATCTCACACCCTGCAGGAAGATGTTATTTCCCaggctggcagtcctgatttagatgctcctgtacctccttcctaatggtggaaggtcaaagatactgtgtgacggttagggtcctcaataattttagaatgcTCACTGGTGAATGTCGTCATTAGAGTGACctcggctgttttgatgatcctctgtttaAATTTTCAGTTTGATGTTTGGCAGCAACTGCCTCTCTCAATGATGCAGTCAGTtaagctcctgtaaaatgttgtcagggTTTCTGGGCTAATGTTCATTCAATCAAAACGGGCTTATCCTCTATTATGATTGTGATGTTAGAAAAATCACTAAGTTGCCAAGATAGACTCTCAGTTTTAAATGCTTTGGAGATTGCTTGAAAGGCTTACAAATTGCATGGCAGTTGGTTACCTGTCAAGATCTCTAAGATATAACAATGCAAGTCACATTCTGAAGAGGTCTGGTCATCTGTTCTTTAGGCAGTTTCTGACAATATAGGGCCAAATGGTCATTAAAAAGTCTGCAATGGCAGTGACCACTTGTAAAGCTGAAGAAGCACCTGCAGCTGTAAAGGCAGAGACATTACAACCCTGAAAGTATATATGAATGGGCACATGAATGGGAATTTTTTTTACCAGGGCTTGGGGTAAATGCAAACAAATGAGATGAGCTCAGATATATAATTTAGACAACACGGACACATTGTGCACAAGGGCCAGTTACCTTGCAGTCTAACTCTATAGCTTTACTGGACCAATTGAATTGCAAGGAGAGAAGAGCTAACAAAAAGGAGCATTAGTGGGTTCAGTGTTTAGCAGACCAATTGAAATTACAATTCATTTGcaggaataaataaaaataaagcaggAGCAGCCATTGTTGGAGTGGCCAGAGTGTGAGAGGATTGTGTAGGAGTGGGGGGCTTTGGTGAACAGAGGCTGAGGATGTGCTACAGGTCAGATAAGATCATTTCATAACAATGTAGAATAGGCAGTGGAGATGGCAGCTAGGGTGGTggtatgctccaaatgcaggatgtgggaaatctggggcaGCACAGATGTCCCTGATGATTATACCTGCAAGGAgtggatccagctgcagctccttacagactaggttagggaactggagctggagcaaGATGAAccccagatcattcaggaggcagagaggaTGATAGACAGAAGCTATAAGGAGACGATAACACCGAAGTTGCAagagacaggtaactgggtgactgttagagggaaggggaatagacagtCAGTGCAGAACTGATTGCTCCCTTAAACAATAATTATCCTGTTTTGGATAccgctgggtggtggtggggggagggggagggggaatgaaaaTGATCTACCAGGCCATCGGTTCAGAAGGGAAAGGGGGTGAAGAAGAGAACTATAGTGATTAGGGATATGATAGGGGATCAGATAGAAAGTTCTGTGAACAAGTTCGAGACTCCAGATGGCTTGTTGCCTCCCAGATTACGGACATCTCAGATTGGGTCACAACATTCTCAAGcaggagagtgagcagccagatgacGTGGCCCATGTTGGTATCAATGACATAGGGCATAGGCAGGAATGAGGTCCTGGAGGAAGCTAAAAAGTAGGAACTTAaaagtggtaatctctggattggtgGCTATTATAGCAAATGAATGCAtgactgaagagttggtgcaggattcagattcatggatcattgggatctcttctggtgaACCAGTCACACTGGATGGGGATTAATAGTCTGATAGGCAGGTTTTTTCTTGagctgttggagagggtttaaactagttcagTGGGATGATGAGAACCAGAATGAGGGAACAATAAATAGGGCAGAATATTCCTGAATAGATACACTATAGTGAGCTTGTGAGGCCACACAGCTTGTTAGCCATCTTTGAGTTGTGGCTGAAAGAAGACCACAGCTGAGAACTAAATATCTGTGGACATACAGTATATCGGAAGGACAGAAAGGtaggcagaggggggtgggatgATTTTGCTGGTTaataatggaattaaatctttggagGGAGAAGACATTGTAACAGAAGATATGAACTCCttgtggatagaattaagaaattgtaa
The Narcine bancroftii isolate sNarBan1 chromosome 1, sNarBan1.hap1, whole genome shotgun sequence genome window above contains:
- the LOC138754961 gene encoding prorelaxin-like — translated: MRHLMTILSIGLLLVKREVSASTAGKDPDQIFKVCNKDFLDKVIEICGGWVWRSEIPSSQDASQANVKQDNSNTTDLKELEKNGIQQLELYEKKQNEQRSGDIADAGQHDLLRESKYRELMRREVALSDRCCNTGCKYQELALLCEP